DNA from Nocardioides seonyuensis:
GCGCGTCATCCTCGTCGATGCCGCGGGGCAGGTGTTGCCGCCGTTCGGTGCCAAGCTCGGCGCCAAGACGCGCACCGAGCTCGAGAAGATCGGCGTCGAGGTGATGCTGGGCGCGATGGTGACCGGCGTCGACGAGCGCGGCCTCGAGGTGAAGCTCAAGGACGGTCGCGTCGAGCACATCTCCGCCGTCACCAAGATCTGGGCCGCGGGCGTCCAGGCCAACCCGCTCGGCCAGACCCTCGCCGAGCAGACAGGGGCGCCGCTCGACCGGGCCGGCCGCATCGGCGTCAACCCCGACCTCACCCTCCCGGGTCACCCCGAGGTGTTCGTCGTCGGCGACATGATCGCCCTCGACAACCTCCCCGGGGTCGCCCAGGTCGCGATCCAGGGCGCCAAGTACGCCGCCAAGGAGATCCGCAACCGGCTCGACGGCAAGGCCCCGCAGCAGCCCTTCAAGTACTTCGACAAGGGCTCGATGGCGATCATCAGCAAGTTCAACGCCGTCGCGATGGTGGGCAACATCCGGCTCTCCGGCATCGTCGCCTGGCTGATGTGGCTGGTCATCCACCTCGTCTACCTCACCGGCTTCAAGAACCGCGTCTCGGCGCTGATGCGCTGGGCGATCACCTTCGTCAGCAACGACCGCTCCGAGCGCACCACCACCGAGCAGCAGATCTTCGCCCGCGCGGCCCTCTCGCGGCTCGAGCACGGTGCTGCCGACCTCGTCACGGACCCGGGCGCGTACGACGCCGAGGTCGCCGCCGAGGTCGAGTCGCGCCGCCGCGAGCTCGAGGCCACTGCCGAGGAGCAGGCGCGGCTCACCGACAGCGGCGCCCGGGGGATCCGCGACGCCTGACGCCGACCCGGCGCCAATTCTCCGCGAGCCGGCGCCAACACCCCGCCGAGTCGGCGCCAATTCTCCGCGAGTCGGCGCCAACACCCCGCGAGTCGGCGCCAGTGTCAGCTCGGGGGAGCCAGGTAGCGCAGGTCCACGGTGAAGGACAGGACGTCGAAGGCATCGTCGTCCTCGGTCCAGAAGGCCCAGTAGGCGCCGCCGCGCCCCAGCAGCGAGGCCTCCCCCCACGGCGTCTGGGCGCCGCTGGTCGACTCGACGTCGGTGGTCACCTGGCCCCAGGCGACGTACAGGCCGTTGGCGTTCGCCACGAGGTGACCCAGGTCGTCGCCGCCGGCCGTGGCCGGCGCCCCGGTGAACGCGACCCGGAAGGCCTCGATGCCGCGCACCGCCTCCTGCACGGGGAGGTAGTGGTGGGACTCCGCCCACGGGTTCAGGCCCCACGGGACGTCGCACACGCCGGCGCGGTGACGCAGCGCCCCCGGCCGGTCCTCGATGGGCTCGACCGTCCCGCAGAGCCGCGTGAAGTAGTCGTCCTTCTGGTACTTCGAGATCGGCCAGATCTTCCGCGTGTCCCGGGGCCGCAGGATTCGGGTCTCCTCCGTCCAGGCCAGCTGGTCGGCCGACACCCAGATGCGAAGCCGTGGGCCGACCCCCTCGTTGCCGAGCCGGTCGGCACCCACCACCTCGGCGCGGTAGCGCCCCGGTGCCAAGGGCTGCCCGCTGCGGTCCCGGGCGTCCCACGCCATGCCATGGGATCGGTCACGCCTGGTGATCCGACGTCGGTAGACGACCTCACCGGCCGGGTCCGTGATCCTGACGAAGGCCCGTCGGTAGCCGCTCGGCTCCAGGTCGTCGAACTCCAGGGGCAGGGCGTCGCGTACGACGACGCTCCTGGGATAGACGGCAGCGGTCGTCGCTCTCTCGCCGGGGAACTGGGGTAGGAGACGCGTCTCGAACCGCCGGTCGACCCTGAACGACGTCGTGTCGCTCCCGGTGGAGGCGCGGAAGGTGGCGGTGTAGTCGCCGTGACGCGCGCGACGCCCGTTGTCGAGGCGTCCGCCCCACGTCCAGCCGTGCTCGCCGGTGCTCCGGCGCGGCAGTTCCCGTGTGAGGAGCACTCGCGGCTGGCCCTTCCGGCGGATCCGCACGGTCACGGACCCGCGCTGCCGGAGCTCGTAGCCGAACCGTACGCGCTCCGCCACGCCGTCGCCGTTGGGCGAGAAGCTCGTGCGGCCCTCGACGCTCGCCCAGAACTCGGGCGGCGCTGACGCCGCGGCCGGCAGGGCCGCCGCGAGGGGCGCGGCCACCACCACCGCGAGGGCGGCCAGGCAGGCGCGTCGCGACGCCATCGGCTGGGTCATGCCGTCACTCTAGGGCGCTCGAGACCCGGGTCCCCGCGGTCGCAGCTCAGTGGGCCCCGTGGGTCTCGAACCCACAACCAACGGATTAAAAGTCCGGTGCTCTACCAATTGAGCTAGAGGCCCTCGGTCGCCACCCCGACCGGCCGGCGACGACGGGGCGAGTATCCCAGAGGCCCCCGGGGCTCGACACTCGGCGCAGATCACATGGCATTTCCACCGATTCGCCTCGGAGGGTGCAGGCGAGCCTTTACCTTTGGGCAATGTTCAGCTCCGACGTCTTCGCGCCTCGCGACCCCGAGGGTGCGTGCAGGTTCGCGGCCACGGTGTCGTTCGTCGCCGGGGGGCTGAGCACTGCCATGACGGCGCTCGTGCCGCAGGACATCTCGCCCGGCATGAAGCTCCCGATCATGGGGGCCTCGCTGGCGATCATGGTCGTCGGGCTGCTGCTGCTGACCGGGAGGGACCCGCTCCGACGGTGGCTGCTGGTCGTCGTACCCATGCTGGGCATCGTGGCCATCACCGCCACCAGCCTCGGCACCAAGGACGCGTCCGCCTCCGGTCAGGTCTTCCTGTGTGCCCCCGTCCTCTTCGCGGCGTCCCAGATGCGCAGGGAGCTGGCCTGGTTCGTCTGTGCCTGTGCGATCGCGGCCGATGCCGTCATCACCTTCAGCCTGTTGCCGTTCGAACGAGCCATGACCGACCTGGTCTTCGTCGGGTCGTCGGGCGCCCTTATCACGTGGCTGCTGGTGCGGGCCGGTGACCGCAACGATGCGTTGGTGAACGAGCTGCGCGCCCAGGCCGCCATCGACCCGTTGACGGGCCTGGTGACGCGGCGGGTCCTCGACAAGGCCGCGCACTCGGTGCTGAGCAACGAGAACGGCGACGCCGGTACCGCCCTGCTCGTGCTCGACGTGGACAGGTTCAAGGCCATCAACGACACGTGGGGCCACCCGGTCGGCGACGCCGCACTGGTCCACATCGCCGAGGTGCTGCGGTCGATGTGCCGCCCCGACACGGTCATCAGCCGCCTCGGTGGCGACGAGCTCGCCCTGCTGCTGCCCGGCTGCCCGTACGACGTCGCGATCCAGCGTGCGGAGGGGCTGGTCGAGGCGGTGCGCGCGACTCCGCTCCCGCTCGCCGACGGCGAGGAGCTCGCGCTCTCGATCAGCATCGGGGTCGCCCACGCACCCGCGGACTCCGGCCAGCTGCGAGAGCTCTACACGGCCGCGGACGAGTCGCTCTACGACGCCAAGCGCAACGGCCGTGGCCGCGTCGGCGACGGTGTGCGACTGGGGTACGCCGACCCCGCCGGGGTCTGACGACGCCAAGTCGGGCCGTCCCCGGGCCATCCCCTGGGACACGAGGCGGCCACCGAGTGTTCACAGGCTCGCCATGCCAGAGGGTAGGCATTCGGCGAAAAGTTGGTAGTGTTCATCTCGCAACAGGTGCAAGTTCCAGCAGGTCGACGCCCGCGGAGTTTGTGATCCAACGGCGTTTCTTCTTCGGGCCTTCCAGCTTGCAAGTCGGAGCGCAGTGTCACCGCACTTGGTGCGGAGCCGTCGACGTGACGGCTTCTCGTTCCGATCAACAGGAGTACCGAGCAACATGGCTCAAGGCACCGTGAAGTGGTTCAACGCCGAGAAGGGTTTCGGCTTCATCGCGCAGGAGGACGGCGGCGACGACGTCTTCGTGCACTACTCGGCGATTCAGTCCTCGGGCTACAAGTCCCTCGACGAGAACCAGAAGGTTGAGTTCGACGTGACCCAGGGCCCCAAGGGTCCCCAGGCCGAGAACGTTCGCCCCGTCTGATCTCAGACACTGCTGGACTGGACCTGTCCAGACCAGACACGAGGCTCCACCCCGCGAGGGGTGGGGCCTCGTGCTTTGTCCGGCGGAATACCATCCGAATGGATCATTTTCTTTGAAATTCGGTTTGAGCTGGACAGAAACAGGGCATGGTGTCTGGATCGACCGCTAGGTCGCTCGCGGAAGCGTGGCCGGACGAGATCTCCAGGGAGGCGTTGTGCACGACCAGTTCGACGTGACCCTCGAGGATGGCGACCTCCTCGGTGAGGTGGAGCTGACCACGACGCTGATCATCGCTGCGACCGAGTCCGAGGACCACCTCAGCCAGGAGGAGATCGACAAGCTCCTCGGTGTCACCCCCAAGCCGAAGCCGCGCTCCCCGTCTGAGTGACGGCGCCGCGTGCTAGCAGGTCGCGAAGAGCACCGGTCCGCTCGAGAGGTCTGAGAGCACGTAGCTCTCCTCGCGCGGGAGCAGGTCGAGCCTGACGACCCGTCCCTTGGAGGACGCCTCGGCCACCTCGAAGCGGTCGGCGAAGTCACCCCCCTGACCCACGGCCGGTCCCTGCGCCAGTGCGGCGCGGGCGGCTGCGTCCGCGGCCGCGTCCTCGGCGTCCTCGACCTCCATCGCCACGCGGACGACGCCACCTGCACGCTTGCCCATCGCGAACGCCGTCAACGGATGGACCCCTCCGGCCGACTCGATCAGCTGGTCCGAGGTCTCCTGGGAGCCGGCGTCCGCCTGGGACATCGCCAGCCGCTCGCACACATGTGCTGCCGTGTAGGCGACTGCCGACACCGGCTCCTCGAGGTCGGCGACGACGTCGTCGAGACCGGCGACCGCCTCGCCGTCGCCCCGGGCGACCTCGACCGCCCGCGCGAGGTATCCCTCCTGGTCGGAGGTGAGGACGACGCCCGCGTCGTCGAGGACGGCGACGTGCTGGAGCTCCGGAGTCAGCCCCGGGCCGACCGAGGGCAGCACCGAGGGGCCGCCGCGCCAGACCCCGTCAGCCTCGTCGGGCTCCTCCCACCCGAGCTCGGCCAGCCGCTCGCGCAGGTCGTCGAGGTCGGTGTCGGGGGCGGGTCCCAGCACCTCCACGGCCCCGTCCGGGCCCTGGGCGAGCATCTCCCACTCCAAGTTCGCCGGTGACAGGCCGAGCTCCTCGTGGAGGGTCGCTGCCGAGGCGAGCAGGGCGCTGGTGGAGCTCAGGTCCTGGGCGAACGCCTCGTCGAGGAAGGCCTCGAGGTCCTCGGTGGGCGAGTCCGCGTCGAGGTCGGCGTCGAGCGAGCGTCGTACGGCGGCCCAGTCGGTCCAGGTGACGCGCTCGGTGCCGGCCGGAGCCAGGTCGAGGGCCCGCGCCATCCCGGGGTCCGGAGCCGACAGGCGCCAGGCGAGGAGACCGCCGGCGACGAGGAGTGCGACCAGTACAACCGCCGACCAGACGAGACGTCGTGACACTGACGGGCACCTCCGCGCTGGGGAGGTGTGAGACTAACGCGCATGGAGCCCCGCGACGTGCGCGCCGCCGGCGCCGTGGTCACGCGCAGCAACGGTGACGTCGTCCTGGTCCACCGTCCCAAGTACGACGACTGGAGCTTCCCCAAGGGCAAGGTCGACCCCGGCGAGCACGTGGTGGCCACGGCGGTGCGCGAGGTCGCCGAGGAGACCGGGCTCGGCATCCGGCTCGGTCCGCCCCTGAGCGCCCAGCGCTACCGGTTGGAGGGCGGGCGTATCAAGCACGTCGACTACTGGGTGGCGCGAGTCGTGGGTGACGACGACGTGACCCGCTACCCGGCCAACGACGAGATCGACCTCGTCGAGTGGCTTCCGTGGGACGAGGCCGCCGAGCGGCTCACCCACCAGCACGACCGCGAGACGCTCGCGCAGGCCCGGCCGTTGCGCCGTCGTACCCGCGCCGTCGTGGTGCTCCGGCACGCCAAGGCGCGGTCCCGGAAGTCGTGGACGGACGACGACAGGCTCCGCCCGCTGCTCCAGGTCGGGGTCGACCAGGCCGCGCGCCTGGTGCCGGTCCTGGCTGCCTTCGGCGTCACCGCAGTCCACTGCTCCAGCAGCAGGCGCTGCGTCGACACGGTGCGGCCCTACGCCGACGCGACCGGGCTCGAAGTCCACCTCCACGACGAGCTGAGCGAGGAGGACGCGAGCGTCGAGGGCGTCCTCGACCTCGTCGACGAGGCGCTGCAGGAGCGCGCGGGCGTCGTGCTGTGCAGCCACCGGCCGGTCCTGCCGACGATCCTCGACGCGCTCTGCGCCGAGGACGCCACCCTCGAGGTCGGTGAGCTGCTCGTCCAGCACCGTCGCAAGGGCCGCGTCGTCGCGACGGAGCGCCACCTGCCCTGAGCGGGCCGTTACCTTTTCGTGACCTTCCGGGTCAAGCGACCGGCGGGTAGTTCATGTGACCGTCGTCTCGTTCTCCGCCCGTGGGCGCCGAGACGCTGGCCCGAGTTCACCCGGCGTTCACCAAGGCCGCCGCGGTCGTTCTCCTGAGGTCCCTAACGTCCCTGACGTCAGCACATCACCAGACTTCAGGAGAACGAAGTGAAGCGCACTTCCATCCGCCTCGGCACCAGCGCCGCCGGCGTGGCCGCCCTGGCTCTCATCCTCTCCGCATGCGGCGGCGCCGACGCCGGCGAGAGCGGCTCCGGCGAGGGTGCCGGCGGCACGGTCGCCGTCGACGGGTCGTCCACGGTCGAGCCGATGTCGAAGGCGGCCTCCGAGCTGCTCTCCGAGGAGAACGCCGACGTGCGGGTGACCGTGGCGGCCTCGGGCACCGGCGGCGGGTTCGAGAAGTTCTGCGTCGGCGAGAGCGACATCTCCGACGCCTCGCGGCCGATCAAGGAGGACGAGGAGGTCCCGGTGTGCGAGGAGAACGGTGTGGAGTACACCGAGCTCCAGGTCGCCACCGACGCCCTCACCGTGGTCGTGCACCCCGACCTCGCGGTCGACTGCCTCACCACCGAGCAGCTCGTCGAGCTGTGGCACCCCACCTCGAAGGTCACCAACTGGAACGAGCTCGACCCGAGCTTCCCCGACCAGGAGATCGCGCTCTTCGGTCCCGGCACCGACTCCGGCACCTACGACTACATGGCCGCCGACGTCATCGGTGACGAGTCCGAGACCACCCGCAGCGACTACGAGTCCTCCGAGGACGACAACGTGCTGGTCCAGGGCGTCTCCGGCACCGAGGGCGCGACCGGCTACTTCGGCTTCACCTACTACGAGGAGAACGCCGACAGCCTCAAGGCCCTCGCGATCGACGACGGCAACGGCTGCGTCGAGCCCTCGGTCGAGACCGCCCAGGCGGGGGAGTACACCCCCCTCGCCCGCCCGCTGTTCATCTACGTGAGCAACGCGTCGTACGCCGAGAAGCCCGCCGTCGCCGAGTACGTCGACTTCTACATCGAGAACCTCGAGCAGATCGCGACCGCCGCGAAGTTCATCCCGCTCAGCGAGGAGCTCTACGAGGAGACCAAGTCGGCCCTCGAGGGCATCTCCTCCTGAGCGAGAAGGAACAGCTTCCTCGTATGAGTCACCACGTCAGCACCGGCGCAGGTCCGACCCACGGGTCGGGCCTGCCCGGTGCTCCCGTCAGTCTGGCGGGACGCAGCCGTCCCGGCGAGACCGTCATCAAGGCGGTCCTCTTCGTCTCCGCGATGCTGTCGATCGCCATCACCTTCGGGATCATCGCGGCGCTCATCCAGCCGGTCATCGACTTCTTCGGCGAGGTCGCCGTCTCGGAGTTCTTCTCTTTCGACGAGGGCTCGCGCTTCGCCGTCATGCCGCTGATCTCGGCGACCCTGGTCACCACGGCCATCGCGCTCGTCGTCGCCGTGCCGCTGGGCCTGGGGGCCGCGATGTACCTCTCCGAGTACGCCTCCCCGCGTGCCCGCAAGGTGCTCAAGCCGACGGTTGAGCTGCTCGCCGGAGTGCCGTCGGTGGTCTACGGGTTCTTCGCCGTCATGTTCGTGACGCCGACGCTCCTCCAGGACATCCTCGGCCTCGAGGTCAGCTTCCTCAACGCCCTGTCCGCCGGCCTGATCCTCGGCGTGATGATCATCCCGACCATCGCCTCCCTCTCGGAGGACGCCCTCAGCGCCGTCCCCCAGTCGCTGCGCCAGGGCTCGCTCGCGATGGGGGCCAACCGCATGCAGACGACACTGCGCGTCGTCATGCCTGCTGCCCTCTCGGGCATCGCCGCCGCCATCGTCCTCGGCCTCTCTCGGGCGATCGGGGAGACCATGATCGTGACCATCGCCGCGGGATCCCAGCGCAACCTCTCCCTGGACCCGCGCGAGGGCATGCAGACGATGACGGGCTTCATGGCCACCACCGCCGGCGGCGAGAACCCGGTGGGCTCGACGTCGTACAACACCCTCTTCGCCGTCGGGCTCACGCTGTTCGCGATCACCCTGGTCATCAACATCATCAGCATCACGCTGGTCCGTCGATTCAGGCAGGTCTACTGATGAGCCTCGCTGCCACCACCGCACGGGACACCGTGCGCATCGCCACCGGCCGGAGCCGGGACCGCAACCCGGGCTCGATGGTCTTCCTGGGCGCCCTGTGGTTCTCGCTGTTCTTCGGCGTCATGGTCCTGGTCGTCCTCATCCTCGACACCGCGATCGCCGGGGCCGGCCGCTTCGACGCCGAGCTGCTCACGGGCTACGACTCGACCCTGTCCCCCGAACGCACCGGCTTCCGCGCCGGGATCCTCGGCAGCCTGTGGCTCATGCTGTTCACCGCTGTCATGGCGGTGCCCCTCGGCATCGCCGCAGCGGTCTACCTGGAGGAGTTCGCGGACGGCCGGCGTTGGTACAACCGCCTGATCGAGGTCAACCTGCAGAACCTCGCGGCCGTCCCGGCCATCGTCTACGGGCTCCTGGCGGTGGCGGTGATGGCCACCGCCGGCTTCCAGCGCAAGGGCATCGTCCTGGGCGGGGCGATCGCGCTGGCGCTGCTGATCCTGCCCGTCATCATCATCACCACCCGGGAAGCGGTCAGGGCCGTCCCGCGCGAGATCCGCGACGGCTCGCTGGCGCTGGGCGCCACGACGTGGCAGACCACCTGGCGCCAGACGCTCCCCTCCGCCGTCCCCGGCATCGCCACCGGGACGATCCTGGGCCTGTCCC
Protein-coding regions in this window:
- a CDS encoding NUDIX hydrolase; this translates as MEPRDVRAAGAVVTRSNGDVVLVHRPKYDDWSFPKGKVDPGEHVVATAVREVAEETGLGIRLGPPLSAQRYRLEGGRIKHVDYWVARVVGDDDVTRYPANDEIDLVEWLPWDEAAERLTHQHDRETLAQARPLRRRTRAVVVLRHAKARSRKSWTDDDRLRPLLQVGVDQAARLVPVLAAFGVTAVHCSSSRRCVDTVRPYADATGLEVHLHDELSEEDASVEGVLDLVDEALQERAGVVLCSHRPVLPTILDALCAEDATLEVGELLVQHRRKGRVVATERHLP
- a CDS encoding PstS family phosphate ABC transporter substrate-binding protein; protein product: MKRTSIRLGTSAAGVAALALILSACGGADAGESGSGEGAGGTVAVDGSSTVEPMSKAASELLSEENADVRVTVAASGTGGGFEKFCVGESDISDASRPIKEDEEVPVCEENGVEYTELQVATDALTVVVHPDLAVDCLTTEQLVELWHPTSKVTNWNELDPSFPDQEIALFGPGTDSGTYDYMAADVIGDESETTRSDYESSEDDNVLVQGVSGTEGATGYFGFTYYEENADSLKALAIDDGNGCVEPSVETAQAGEYTPLARPLFIYVSNASYAEKPAVAEYVDFYIENLEQIATAAKFIPLSEELYEETKSALEGISS
- a CDS encoding NAD(P)/FAD-dependent oxidoreductase, with amino-acid sequence MTDVESIADPTGADGNATHRVVVIGSGFGGLFGTKALRRADVEVTMIAKTTHHLFQPLLYQVATGILSEGEIAPPTREILSSQANARVLLGEVTDIDLEARTVTSQVLGRSTVTSYDSLLVAAGASQSYFGNDQFAEFAPGMKSIDDALELRGRIFGAFELAELGANRGDDVDHLLTFVVVGAGPTGVEMAGQIAELAHRTLRRDFRAINTRHARVILVDAAGQVLPPFGAKLGAKTRTELEKIGVEVMLGAMVTGVDERGLEVKLKDGRVEHISAVTKIWAAGVQANPLGQTLAEQTGAPLDRAGRIGVNPDLTLPGHPEVFVVGDMIALDNLPGVAQVAIQGAKYAAKEIRNRLDGKAPQQPFKYFDKGSMAIISKFNAVAMVGNIRLSGIVAWLMWLVIHLVYLTGFKNRVSALMRWAITFVSNDRSERTTTEQQIFARAALSRLEHGAADLVTDPGAYDAEVAAEVESRRRELEATAEEQARLTDSGARGIRDA
- a CDS encoding cold-shock protein, translated to MAQGTVKWFNAEKGFGFIAQEDGGDDVFVHYSAIQSSGYKSLDENQKVEFDVTQGPKGPQAENVRPV
- a CDS encoding FlgD immunoglobulin-like domain containing protein, translated to MTQPMASRRACLAALAVVVAAPLAAALPAAASAPPEFWASVEGRTSFSPNGDGVAERVRFGYELRQRGSVTVRIRRKGQPRVLLTRELPRRSTGEHGWTWGGRLDNGRRARHGDYTATFRASTGSDTTSFRVDRRFETRLLPQFPGERATTAAVYPRSVVVRDALPLEFDDLEPSGYRRAFVRITDPAGEVVYRRRITRRDRSHGMAWDARDRSGQPLAPGRYRAEVVGADRLGNEGVGPRLRIWVSADQLAWTEETRILRPRDTRKIWPISKYQKDDYFTRLCGTVEPIEDRPGALRHRAGVCDVPWGLNPWAESHHYLPVQEAVRGIEAFRVAFTGAPATAGGDDLGHLVANANGLYVAWGQVTTDVESTSGAQTPWGEASLLGRGGAYWAFWTEDDDAFDVLSFTVDLRYLAPPS
- a CDS encoding GGDEF domain-containing protein: MFSSDVFAPRDPEGACRFAATVSFVAGGLSTAMTALVPQDISPGMKLPIMGASLAIMVVGLLLLTGRDPLRRWLLVVVPMLGIVAITATSLGTKDASASGQVFLCAPVLFAASQMRRELAWFVCACAIAADAVITFSLLPFERAMTDLVFVGSSGALITWLLVRAGDRNDALVNELRAQAAIDPLTGLVTRRVLDKAAHSVLSNENGDAGTALLVLDVDRFKAINDTWGHPVGDAALVHIAEVLRSMCRPDTVISRLGGDELALLLPGCPYDVAIQRAEGLVEAVRATPLPLADGEELALSISIGVAHAPADSGQLRELYTAADESLYDAKRNGRGRVGDGVRLGYADPAGV
- the pstC gene encoding phosphate ABC transporter permease subunit PstC translates to MSHHVSTGAGPTHGSGLPGAPVSLAGRSRPGETVIKAVLFVSAMLSIAITFGIIAALIQPVIDFFGEVAVSEFFSFDEGSRFAVMPLISATLVTTAIALVVAVPLGLGAAMYLSEYASPRARKVLKPTVELLAGVPSVVYGFFAVMFVTPTLLQDILGLEVSFLNALSAGLILGVMIIPTIASLSEDALSAVPQSLRQGSLAMGANRMQTTLRVVMPAALSGIAAAIVLGLSRAIGETMIVTIAAGSQRNLSLDPREGMQTMTGFMATTAGGENPVGSTSYNTLFAVGLTLFAITLVINIISITLVRRFRQVY
- the pstA gene encoding phosphate ABC transporter permease PstA, producing MSLAATTARDTVRIATGRSRDRNPGSMVFLGALWFSLFFGVMVLVVLILDTAIAGAGRFDAELLTGYDSTLSPERTGFRAGILGSLWLMLFTAVMAVPLGIAAAVYLEEFADGRRWYNRLIEVNLQNLAAVPAIVYGLLAVAVMATAGFQRKGIVLGGAIALALLILPVIIITTREAVRAVPREIRDGSLALGATTWQTTWRQTLPSAVPGIATGTILGLSRAIGEAAPLVMLGLASSLRFDPEGLMSPITALPIQIYGLSSSSQEAYKEAASAAIIVLLVMILGLNALAIYIRNKFQRSW